A single region of the Ascaphus truei isolate aAscTru1 chromosome 6, aAscTru1.hap1, whole genome shotgun sequence genome encodes:
- the LOC142498056 gene encoding nicotinamide N-methyltransferase-like, whose amino-acid sequence MDSSLHKQYHDEEFDPRGLIDTYCYNGTNDMFEETVVYPIKQLFKCFSSGRVRGETLLDVTSGPLAFHLLTACDYFKEINVIEFTDANIREFEMWKNKEPGAADWSHTAKIVCDLEGKSEEWPGKEDKARRAVKRIVKCDLTKDNPLEPVVLPQMDCLLCMYVLLVVSKDHQAYRSNLKKLASMLKIGGHMLLVGTYNQSFYMIGEHKFFCLSCDEEFVREAVCDAGFIIENLETLSNKSTRDLTDIKHVFFIIARKEREVQSNNSENRKTYSNLSDTLYT is encoded by the exons ATGGATTCCAGTCTCCACAAGCAATACCATGATGAAGAGTTTGATCCCAGAGGGTTAATAGATACATATTGCTATAATGGAACTAATGATATGTTTGAGGAGACGGTTGTATATCCGATTAAACAATTGTTTAAATGTTTCTCTTCAG GTCGTGTGAGAGGGGAAACACTGCTCGATGTTACATCTGGACCACTCGCTTTCCATCTCTTAACTGCCTGTGATTACTTCAAAGAGATCAATGTGATAGAATTTACTGATGCAAATATCAGGGAATTTGAAATGTGGAAGAACAAGGAGCCCGGAGCTGCTGACTGGTCTCACACTGCAAAAATAGTTTGTGATCTGGAAGGAAAGAG CGAGGAGTGGCCAGGAAAGGAAGACAAAGCAAGAAGAGCAGTGAAACGAATTGTCAAATGTGATTTAACCAAAGATAACCCTTTAGAGCCTGTAGTCCTACCACAGATGGACTGTCTCCTCTGCATGTATGTCTTACTTGTTGTTAGCAAGGACCACCAGGCTTACAGAAGCAATCTGAAAAAACTAGCGTCAATGCTAAAAATTGGGGGACATATGTTACTTGTGGGGACATATAATCAATCCTTCTATATGATTGGTGAGCACAAGTTCTTCTGTCTGTCATGTGATGAGGAGTTTGTTAGAGAGGCCGTTTGTGATGCAGGGTTCATCATTGAAAATTTGGAAACATTGTCTAATAAATCTACCAGGGATTTAACAGATATTaagcatgttttttttataatagcACGCAAGGAGAGGGAGGTGCAGTCAAATAATTCTGAAAATAGAAAGACATACAGCAATTTATCTGATACTTTATATACTTAA